The window CCGGTCGGCCTGCCGCCCGAATCCGAACACTGGACGTTCCGCACCCCGCAGCCGGTCGCGATCATGGCCAGCGCGATCATCGACCACATGAAGGCGAACGAGGTGAAGACGCTCGGCTTCATCGGTTATTCGGACGGCTATGGCGAATTGTGGCTGAACGTCCTCAACAAGGCGCTCGAGGGCACGGGCATCACGATGGAGCCGGTGGAACGCTACGCCCGCAACGACACGAGCGTCACCGGACAGGTGCTGCGCGTCGTCTCCGCCGCACCCGATGCGGTGATCGTGGCGGCCTCGGGAACGCCGGCCGCGCTGCCCAATCTGGCGCTGGCCGAACGCGGCTATGAAGGCCAGATCTACCATACGCACGGCTCGGCGAGCCTCGACTTCATCCGCGTCGCGGGCGCTTCGGCGGAAGGCACGATCCTGCCGGTCGGACCGGTCGTGGTCGCGTCGCAGCTTCCCGACGATCACCCCTCCAAGGCGATCGGCATGGAGTATACGCAAGCCTATGAAGGCGCGCATGGCGCGGGCTCGCTGTCGTCCTTCGGTGGCCACATGTACGACGCCGCGCAGCTTCTGACCGCAGCGCTTCCGGCCGCGCTGGAAGCCGGCGAACCCGGCACGGCCGAGTTCCGTTCCGGCCTGCGCGACGCGCTCGAAAGCCTGGAGGAGGTGGCCGGCGTCCACGGCGTCTTCAACACCACCCCGGAAAACCATGACGGCCATGACGAACGCAGCCGCGTGCTCGTCGTCGTCGAGAACGGCGCCTGGAAGTACATGGAATAGGCTCCGGCGTGGGTACGATGGCGCAGGTCGAAAGCCCCGCTCCGCCGCTTTTCGCGGAGCCGCGGGTTCGGATGGAGAGGCGGGTGGACGGCACGTTGCTGCTGTCCAACCCGGTGCCGCTGACGCGGCCCGCCCGTGCGGTCGGCGACTGGCTGACCGGCTGGGCCAAACGCGCGCCCGGGCGGCTGTTCCTCGCTGAACGGGCCTCGCCCTCGATCGACTGGACACGCCTGACCTAGGGCGATGCGCTGATGCGCGTCCGCGCGGTCGCCTCCTCCCTGCTGTCGCGTGGGCTCTCGCCCACGCGGCCGGTGGCGGTGCTGTCCGACAATGCGATCGACTATGCGGTGCTGGCGCTTGCCGCGATGCATGCCGGGATACCCGTGGCCACGATCTCGCCGGCCTATTCGCTGATGTCGCGCGACCACGCCAAGCTTATATCGATGATCGAGCTTTTGGAGCCGGGGCTCATCTATGTCGGCGACGCAGCCGTCTATGGCGCCGCACTTGCCGCGCTCCAGGGCCGCCATTCCGCCGTCATCTGCGCCAGCGCGGGCAGCGAGGCCGTGCCGCGGGCCATCTCCTTCTCGCAATTGGAGGCCGCGCCGCCGAATGACCACGCGGTCGACCGCGCCTTCGCCGCGACCACGCCCGACACGGTCGCGCGGCTTCTCTTCACCTCGGGCTCGACGGGTACGCCCAAGGCCGTGATCAACACGCACAGGATGCTGACCTCGAACCAGGAAGCACGCGCCGCCGTCTGGCCCTTCCTGGAGACGGAGCCGCCGGTTCTGGTCGACTGGCTGCCATGGAGCCATACGTTCGGCGCCAACCACGACTTCAACATGATCCTGCGGAACGGCGGCACGCTCTATATCGATGCCGGAAAGCCGACACCGCAGCTCTTCGCCACCACCGCGGCGAACCTCAAGGAGGTGCAGCCGACGATCTGCTTCAACGTTCCGCGCGGCTACGACATGCTGATCGCCGCGATGCGCGAGGATCGCGAATTGCGCGACCGCTTCTTCGCCTCGGTGAAGCTCATCTTCTATGCCGGCGCCGCCTTGCCGCAGAATCTCTGGGCCGCGCTCGAAACCCTGTCGCGCGAGACGCTGGGCTATGCCGTCCCGATGGTTTCCGCCTGGGGATCGACCGAGACCGCCCCGATGGCGACCGACTGCCATTTCCAGGCCAGCCGCAGCGGCAATATCGGTCTTCCGGTGCCGGGCACGGAGCTGAAGCTGGTGCCGACCGGCGACAAGCTGGAGATCAGGGTACGCGGACCGAACGTGACGCCCGGCTACTGGAAGAACGACGAGCTGACGCGCGCGGCCTTCGACGAAGAAGGCTTCTACAGGATCGGCGACGCGGTTCGTCTCGCCGATCCGGAGCGCCCGGAAGCCGGGCTCTACTTCGACGGACGGGTGGCGGAGGATTTCAAGCTGACGTCGGGAACCTGGGTCAGCGTCGGCGACATCCGCGTGCAGGGCATCGCAGCGCTCGATCCCGTCGCGCAGGACATCGTCGTCACCGGGCACGACAGCGAGGAGGTGGGCTTCCTCGTCTTCGCCAATCTGCCCGCTTGCCGGCGCATCGCCGGACTGGCGGACGACGCGCCTGCGCGCGACGCTCTCGACAGCCATGCCGTCCGCGCCCATGTCGAAAGCGGGCTTGCGGCGCTCAGGGCAAAAGGCGGCGGGTCGTCGCGCTATGCCACGCGTGCGCGCCTGATGGAGGCTCCGGCGGCCGTCGACCGGGGCGAAATCACCGACAAGGGCTACGTCAACCAGCGCGCGGTCCTCGCCAACCGGCAGGACGAACTCGCTTTGCTTCACGGCGACGACGCATCTTTCTACATCGCCATCGCGAACTGATAAGCGCCGACGCTCGAACGGGAGGCCTGACGGTCCTTGGACACAAACATCTTCATCTTTCTCGTTCAGGACGGCATCATCAACGGGGCGATCTACGCCCTGCTGGCGGTCGCGCTGGTGCTGGTCTTCGCGGTCACGCGGGTCATCCTCGTGCCGCAGGGCGATTTCGTCACCTTCGGCGGCCTGACGCTCGCGGCGCTCGAAATGGGACGGACGCCGGGCGCCGTCTGGCTGCTGATGGTGCTTGCCGCCGCCGCCGCGCTTATGGACGTGTTCGTGGCGCTGCGGGAGCGCTCGCCCGCACGCGCGGCCATGGCGCTGGTCAAGAACCTTGTTCCTGCGGCCCTGATCACGGCTGCAGCGCTTCTTCTGGCGCCGATGCAACTCGGCGCTCTTGTGAACATCCTGATCTGCGTCGCGATCATCGTGCCGATGGGCCCGTACCTCTACCGGGTCGCCTTCCAGCCGCTCGCGGACGCGTCCGTCCTCGTGCTGCTGATCGCAGCCGTCGGCGCGCATCTGGCCCTGACAGCACTCGGGCTGGTGATCTTCGGGGCCGAGGGCTACCGGACGTCCGCCCTGATCTCGGGATCGTTCCGGCTGGGGCCGATGACCGTCACCTATCAGAGCCTGCTCGTCGTCGGCGCGACGTTGGCGCTGCTTGCCGTGCTCGCGGTCTTCTTCACCCGCACGCTGACCGGCAAGGCGCTGCGCGCCTCGGCGATCAACCGTCGCGGCGCGCGTCTGGTCGGCATACCGACGATGCTGTCGGGGCGCATCCCATTCGCGATGGCGGCTGCGATCGGCGTCGTTTCCGCTGTCCTCGTCGCGCCGCTGACGACGCTCTACTACGACAGCGGCTTCGTGATCGGGCTCAAGGGCTTCGTCGCGGCAATCATCGGGGGTCTGTCCGCCTATCCGCCTGCCGTGATCGCAGCACTGGGTGTCGGGCTGCTCGAAGCCTTCTCTTCCTTCTGGGCCAGCGCCTTCAAGGAGGTGATCGTCTTCGCCTCGATCATTCCGGTCCTGCTGTGGCGGTCGCTGCGCAGTACCCACAACGACGAGGAGGAGCACTAGAATGGACCGCTCCTCGCTGATCCGCTTCGCCATCTTCGTCGCGATCGTCCTGACGGTTCCGTTCCTGCCGTTCGTACCCAACTTCTGGGTGACGCTCTTGAATTTCGTCGGGCTCGCGAGCCTGGTCGCGCTCGGGCTCGTGCTGCTGACCGGGGTCGGCGGCATGACCTCCTTCGGGCAGGCGGCCTTCGTCGGCTTCGGGGCCTATGCGACCGCCGTTCTGACGGTCTATTCGGGGTGGTCGCCCTGGCTGACGCTGCCGGTGTCGATCGCCGTCACGGGGGCGGCGGCGCTCCTGATCGGACTGGTGACGGTGCGCCTCTCGGGCCACTATCTGCCGCTCGGCACCATCGCCTGGGGCATCGCCTTCTACTATCTGTTCGGCAACCTGAAATCGCTTGGCGCCTATGACGGCATTTCCAGCGTGCCGCCGCTGAACGTCTTCGGCGTCAATCTTCTCGACGGCCGCTCCTTCTACCTCGTCGTCTGGGCCTTCGTGCTGGTCGCCTTGTGGCTGACCGCCAACCTTCTCGATTCGCGCGTCGGCCGCTCCATCCGCGCGCTGCGCAGCGGGTCGATGGCGGCGGAATCCGTCGGGGTCGATGTCTGGCGCGCCAAGCTGACGGTCTTCGTCTACGCAGCACTTCTGGCCGGCGTGTCGGGCTGGCTCTATGCCCACTTCCAGCGCGCGGTGACGCCCGGCGTCTTCAACCTGACCGTGGGCATCGAATATCTGCTGATGGCCGTGCTGGGCGGGGCCGGCTACATCTATGGAGCGGTTCTCGGCGCGGGCATCGTCATCCTGCTCAAGAACGTGCTGCAGGACTGGCTGCCGCTGATCTTCGGCACCGGCGGGAATTACGAGGGCATCGTCTTCGGCGCGCTGTTGGTGGCGTTGCTGCAAGGGGCGCGCGAAGGCATCTGGCCGCTGCTGGTGGGTCGCATGAAGCCGCGTCGCCGCGCTT is drawn from Mesorhizobium sp. CAU 1732 and contains these coding sequences:
- a CDS encoding ABC transporter substrate-binding protein, yielding MRYVFAAGVAGALLATPALADVTVCITVSATGPAASLGVPEQNTVALLPKEIEGQTINYTTFDDATDPTAAVRNVRKCIEEQSADLLIGSSATPATVAVAQVAAETSTPLLTLAPVGLPPESEHWTFRTPQPVAIMASAIIDHMKANEVKTLGFIGYSDGYGELWLNVLNKALEGTGITMEPVERYARNDTSVTGQVLRVVSAAPDAVIVAASGTPAALPNLALAERGYEGQIYHTHGSASLDFIRVAGASAEGTILPVGPVVVASQLPDDHPSKAIGMEYTQAYEGAHGAGSLSSFGGHMYDAAQLLTAALPAALEAGEPGTAEFRSGLRDALESLEEVAGVHGVFNTTPENHDGHDERSRVLVVVENGAWKYME
- a CDS encoding branched-chain amino acid ABC transporter permease, whose protein sequence is MDTNIFIFLVQDGIINGAIYALLAVALVLVFAVTRVILVPQGDFVTFGGLTLAALEMGRTPGAVWLLMVLAAAAALMDVFVALRERSPARAAMALVKNLVPAALITAAALLLAPMQLGALVNILICVAIIVPMGPYLYRVAFQPLADASVLVLLIAAVGAHLALTALGLVIFGAEGYRTSALISGSFRLGPMTVTYQSLLVVGATLALLAVLAVFFTRTLTGKALRASAINRRGARLVGIPTMLSGRIPFAMAAAIGVVSAVLVAPLTTLYYDSGFVIGLKGFVAAIIGGLSAYPPAVIAALGVGLLEAFSSFWASAFKEVIVFASIIPVLLWRSLRSTHNDEEEH
- a CDS encoding branched-chain amino acid ABC transporter ATP-binding protein/permease; translated protein: MDRSSLIRFAIFVAIVLTVPFLPFVPNFWVTLLNFVGLASLVALGLVLLTGVGGMTSFGQAAFVGFGAYATAVLTVYSGWSPWLTLPVSIAVTGAAALLIGLVTVRLSGHYLPLGTIAWGIAFYYLFGNLKSLGAYDGISSVPPLNVFGVNLLDGRSFYLVVWAFVLVALWLTANLLDSRVGRSIRALRSGSMAAESVGVDVWRAKLTVFVYAALLAGVSGWLYAHFQRAVTPGVFNLTVGIEYLLMAVLGGAGYIYGAVLGAGIVILLKNVLQDWLPLIFGTGGNYEGIVFGALLVALLQGAREGIWPLLVGRMKPRRRALSTAEPLVSEGFDPAGQPLLSVQNVRKEFGGLVAVNDVSFDVATGEIVGLIGPNGAGKSTTFNLVTGVLPLTQGEISFRGEPIGGLSPSRIAKRRIARTFQHVKLSPQMSVLDNVAIGAHLRGRNGLTAGMLRLDRDEEARIFAEAERQIARVGLGDVVHQPAGALALGQQRLAEIARALCLDPVLLLLDEPAAGLRHMEKQALADLIRSLRKEGMSILLVEHDMDFVMQLTDHIVVLNFGARIATGSPAEVQRNPAVVEAYLGSAA